From the genome of Halorussus caseinilyticus, one region includes:
- a CDS encoding DUF167 domain-containing protein, whose translation MATGDPEDALTESDDETLVAFDVTPGAADRQVPSDFNEWRDRFEARLSEPAREGRANAELTEAVSELLDAPARLAQGASSSKKTVAVSAPYERVLAALTDEISD comes from the coding sequence ATGGCGACGGGCGACCCGGAAGACGCGCTGACCGAATCGGACGACGAGACGCTGGTCGCGTTCGACGTGACCCCCGGCGCGGCCGACCGGCAGGTCCCGAGCGACTTCAACGAGTGGCGCGACCGCTTCGAGGCCCGACTCTCCGAACCCGCCCGCGAGGGCCGGGCGAACGCCGAACTCACCGAAGCGGTCTCGGAACTGCTCGACGCGCCCGCGCGACTCGCGCAGGGCGCGTCGTCCTCGAAGAAGACGGTGGCGGTGTCGGCCCCCTACGAGCGCGTGCTGGCGGCGCTGACGGACGAGATTAGCGACTGA
- a CDS encoding DUF5827 family protein: MPRPKSDFDQLHPCDFYTAEELLEPDRMYTVYEIARLLQELDPDAELEAQTEDILLDWAIPWVMTNAADLVIAEPEADDEPGYYGLKTDGE, translated from the coding sequence ATGCCCCGACCGAAGTCGGATTTCGACCAGTTGCACCCCTGCGACTTCTACACCGCCGAAGAGTTGCTCGAACCGGACCGGATGTACACGGTCTACGAAATCGCCCGACTCCTCCAAGAACTCGACCCCGACGCCGAACTGGAGGCCCAGACCGAGGACATCCTGCTCGACTGGGCCATCCCGTGGGTGATGACCAACGCCGCCGACCTCGTTATCGCCGAACCCGAGGCCGACGACGAACCGGGTTACTACGGTCTGAAGACCGACGGCGAGTGA
- a CDS encoding Rieske (2Fe-2S) protein → MTGRTRLTTTETVRDEGSWLFTVRDPYDELDEVLLVPCEDGERADSAAENSAPESGVEAWVNRCTHEAQRFDRGFGAPVRNGQLVCPKHGSLFDTCSGHCDNGEAADTTLVSVEVEVEDGAVYLADEDYEFAHEGSIENGGDESGESRSDDLNDGDDDGMPSSTSHIGF, encoded by the coding sequence GTGACCGGGAGAACCCGACTCACGACGACCGAGACGGTCCGCGACGAGGGGTCGTGGCTGTTCACGGTCCGTGACCCATACGACGAACTGGACGAAGTGCTTCTCGTGCCCTGCGAAGACGGCGAGCGAGCGGATTCGGCGGCCGAGAACTCGGCCCCTGAATCCGGCGTCGAGGCGTGGGTCAACCGATGCACTCACGAGGCCCAGCGGTTCGACCGGGGATTCGGCGCGCCGGTTCGGAACGGCCAACTCGTCTGTCCGAAACACGGGTCGCTGTTCGACACCTGTTCGGGCCACTGCGACAACGGCGAGGCCGCGGACACGACGCTCGTCTCGGTCGAAGTCGAAGTCGAGGACGGCGCGGTCTACCTCGCCGACGAGGACTACGAGTTCGCCCACGAGGGCAGTATCGAGAACGGCGGAGACGAGTCGGGCGAGTCGAGGTCGGACGACTTGAACGACGGTGATGACGACGGCATGCCGAGTTCGACCTCACACATCGGCTTCTGA
- a CDS encoding cryptochrome/photolyase family protein translates to MNVHWHRRDLRVSDNRALAEAASGESSADESADDGGVLPVFVLDPEVLAHASPPRVAFMLDALESLRADYRESGGDLLVVRGDPREELPRIAESHGADAIYWNRDYSGLARERDSEVRLALDDTGVSRAAYHDELLHEPGSIRTNKGEHYSVFTYFWKKWRDREKDAPFDAPGEGEVVAPDDAGDLPTLADLGFDAPEAEVPAGGTSPARDRLSAFCEDAIFRYAEDRDYPGRDATSRLSAHLKWGTVGIREVWQATDAAMEQADGDPDEEGTEAASVREFQSQLAWREFYAHVLSARPDVVSRNYKSYENNIDWRDDGEALRAWKDGRTGYPIVDAAMRQLREEAYMHNRLRMVVASFLTKDLLLDWREGYDWFREKLADHDTANDTGGWQWAASTGTDAQPYFRIFNPTTQGERYDPDAEFIREYVPELADADPDEIHGWHELGPEERERIAPDYPAPIVDHGERREEAIAMFERARGDD, encoded by the coding sequence ATGAACGTCCACTGGCACCGCCGGGACCTCCGGGTCTCGGACAACCGGGCGCTCGCGGAGGCCGCGAGCGGCGAGTCGTCCGCCGACGAGTCGGCGGACGACGGCGGGGTCCTGCCCGTCTTCGTCCTCGACCCCGAAGTCCTCGCCCACGCCTCCCCGCCGCGGGTGGCCTTCATGCTCGACGCGCTCGAATCGCTCCGCGCCGACTACCGCGAGTCGGGCGGCGACCTGTTGGTCGTCCGCGGCGACCCGCGCGAGGAGTTGCCTCGAATCGCGGAGTCACACGGCGCGGACGCCATCTACTGGAACCGCGACTACTCCGGACTGGCGCGCGAACGCGACAGCGAGGTCCGACTCGCGCTGGACGACACCGGGGTCTCGCGGGCGGCCTACCACGACGAACTCCTCCACGAACCCGGCAGTATCCGGACGAACAAAGGCGAACACTACTCGGTGTTCACCTACTTCTGGAAGAAGTGGCGTGACCGGGAGAAAGACGCGCCCTTCGACGCGCCCGGCGAGGGCGAAGTCGTCGCGCCCGACGACGCCGGGGACCTGCCGACGCTCGCGGACCTCGGGTTCGACGCCCCCGAGGCCGAGGTTCCGGCGGGCGGAACCTCGCCCGCCCGCGACCGACTGTCGGCCTTCTGCGAGGACGCCATCTTCCGGTACGCCGAGGACCGCGACTACCCCGGAAGAGACGCGACCTCGCGGCTCTCGGCCCACCTCAAGTGGGGGACCGTCGGGATTCGGGAAGTCTGGCAGGCCACCGACGCCGCGATGGAGCAGGCCGACGGCGACCCCGACGAGGAGGGCACCGAGGCGGCGTCTGTCCGCGAGTTCCAGAGCCAACTCGCGTGGCGGGAGTTCTACGCCCACGTCCTCTCGGCGCGACCTGACGTGGTGAGTCGCAACTACAAGTCCTACGAGAACAACATCGACTGGCGTGACGACGGCGAGGCCCTGCGAGCGTGGAAGGACGGGCGGACCGGCTACCCCATCGTGGACGCGGCGATGCGTCAACTCCGCGAGGAGGCGTACATGCACAACCGCCTCCGGATGGTCGTCGCCTCCTTCCTCACGAAGGACCTCCTGCTCGACTGGCGCGAGGGTTACGACTGGTTCCGCGAGAAACTCGCCGACCACGACACCGCAAACGACACCGGCGGGTGGCAGTGGGCCGCCTCGACCGGCACCGACGCCCAACCGTACTTCCGCATCTTCAACCCCACGACGCAGGGCGAGCGCTACGACCCGGACGCCGAGTTTATCAGAGAGTACGTGCCGGAACTCGCGGACGCCGACCCCGACGAGATTCACGGCTGGCACGAACTCGGTCCCGAAGAGCGCGAGCGAATCGCACCGGACTACCCCGCGCCCATCGTGGACCACGGCGAACGCCGCGAGGAGGCCATCGCGATGTTCGAGCGAGCGCGCGGCGACGACTGA
- a CDS encoding PstS family phosphate ABC transporter substrate-binding protein, which yields MTGKSTRRKFLTATGTSSVLALAGCIGGTGGSGTTEGGKQDDSDGGSKSGGQSDKLKAGGSSTVYPITSTAGSVWSSNPPASDEEYWGPGQYDIDTDARLADYWAGLYGFESTGSAAPPFDVSVGLSHSGTGLEKLKNGLVDLGNASAPVSAELPDASEEELEKYTDHVVGVDAQPIVVSKEIYEAGVEKLTAEQVRKIYTGEIENWSDIDAYTGEDREIQAVGRAEGSGTDTAFRVNLLDGPDAKMPGVDVRKGQNQQVKTLVSKSDNAIAYMALAFVTGDVPAVKLSFDGTVYEPGENLADENYPLSRDLHCYTYDGTSKQEAAYLRMIISDFGQENFVKTQGYATLTDERQKKQTSNLPEPEQ from the coding sequence ATGACAGGGAAATCGACTCGTCGGAAGTTCTTGACCGCTACGGGGACAAGTAGCGTACTCGCACTCGCGGGTTGCATCGGCGGTACTGGCGGTTCGGGAACGACCGAGGGCGGGAAACAGGACGACTCGGACGGAGGTTCGAAGAGCGGCGGCCAGAGCGACAAACTCAAAGCCGGTGGCTCCTCTACGGTGTACCCGATTACGAGTACCGCGGGGTCGGTGTGGTCCTCGAACCCGCCCGCCAGCGACGAGGAGTACTGGGGACCGGGACAGTACGACATCGACACCGACGCCCGCCTCGCCGACTACTGGGCGGGTCTCTACGGGTTCGAGTCCACCGGAAGCGCCGCGCCGCCGTTCGACGTGTCGGTCGGTCTGAGCCACTCCGGGACCGGACTGGAGAAACTCAAGAACGGTCTCGTGGACCTCGGCAACGCCAGCGCACCCGTCTCGGCCGAACTCCCCGACGCCAGCGAGGAGGAACTGGAGAAGTACACCGACCACGTGGTCGGCGTGGACGCACAACCCATCGTCGTCAGCAAGGAAATCTACGAGGCGGGCGTCGAGAAACTGACCGCCGAACAGGTCCGGAAAATCTACACTGGCGAAATCGAGAACTGGTCGGACATCGACGCCTACACCGGCGAAGACCGCGAGATTCAGGCCGTCGGTCGCGCCGAGGGGTCGGGCACCGACACCGCGTTCCGCGTGAACCTCTTGGACGGTCCCGACGCGAAGATGCCCGGCGTGGACGTGCGCAAGGGCCAGAACCAGCAGGTCAAGACGCTGGTCTCGAAGTCCGACAACGCCATCGCGTACATGGCGCTGGCGTTCGTCACGGGCGACGTTCCCGCGGTCAAACTGAGCTTCGACGGCACGGTGTACGAACCCGGCGAGAACCTCGCCGACGAGAACTACCCCCTCTCGCGTGACCTCCACTGCTACACCTACGACGGCACCTCGAAGCAGGAAGCGGCGTACCTCCGGATGATTATCAGCGACTTCGGGCAGGAGAACTTCGTGAAGACTCAGGGCTACGCGACCCTCACGGACGAGCGCCAGAAAAAGCAGACGAGCAACCTGCCGGAACCCGAGCAGTAA
- a CDS encoding alpha-hydroxy-acid oxidizing protein, which produces MDDPSEPYGPNRQREVYASGMLADQRPDLPIAPDELRAEAMDALSEEAYAYVVGSAGGEDTADRNREAFDRWRIVPRMLRDVAERDLSVELFGRRLPVPVLLAPVGVQSIVHEGGELASARAAADLGVPFVSSSAASATMEDVADELGDSPGWFQLYPSADPDVTESFVSRAEDADYEAIVVTLDTPTMGWRERDVANAYLPFLDGEGVANYLSDPAFRDSLDAPPEEDEQAALWRFIEQFGDLSMDWETVERVRDLTDLPVVLKGVLHPADAREAVRRGADGLVVSNHGGRQVDGAISAVEALPRIVNAVAEENPDDDFAVLFDSGIRRGADAIKAIALGADAVVLGRPYVYGLAIDGEDGVREVVRNFLADVDLTLALSGHDEVAKLDESVLVERD; this is translated from the coding sequence ATGGACGACCCTTCGGAACCCTACGGCCCGAATCGCCAGCGCGAGGTGTACGCCAGCGGGATGCTCGCCGACCAGCGCCCGGACCTCCCAATCGCGCCCGACGAACTCCGCGCGGAGGCGATGGACGCTCTCTCGGAGGAAGCGTACGCCTACGTCGTCGGAAGCGCGGGCGGTGAGGACACCGCCGACCGGAACCGCGAGGCGTTCGACCGGTGGCGCATCGTCCCGCGGATGTTGCGCGACGTGGCCGAGCGAGACCTGTCGGTCGAACTGTTCGGCCGGAGACTCCCCGTCCCGGTCCTGCTCGCGCCCGTGGGCGTTCAGTCCATCGTCCACGAGGGCGGCGAACTCGCCAGCGCGCGGGCCGCCGCCGACCTCGGGGTCCCGTTCGTCTCCAGTTCCGCGGCGTCGGCCACGATGGAGGACGTGGCCGACGAGTTGGGCGACTCGCCGGGATGGTTCCAACTCTACCCGAGCGCGGACCCCGACGTGACCGAGAGTTTCGTGAGTCGCGCCGAGGACGCGGACTACGAGGCAATCGTCGTCACGCTCGACACGCCCACGATGGGGTGGCGCGAGCGCGACGTTGCGAACGCCTACCTGCCGTTCTTAGACGGCGAGGGCGTGGCGAACTACCTCTCGGACCCCGCGTTCCGCGACTCGCTGGACGCCCCGCCCGAGGAGGACGAGCAGGCCGCCCTCTGGCGGTTCATCGAGCAGTTCGGCGACCTCTCGATGGACTGGGAGACCGTAGAGCGCGTCCGCGACCTGACCGACCTCCCGGTCGTCCTGAAGGGCGTCCTCCACCCGGCGGACGCCCGCGAAGCGGTGCGCCGGGGCGCGGACGGACTCGTCGTCTCGAACCACGGCGGCCGACAGGTAGACGGCGCGATTTCGGCTGTCGAGGCGCTCCCACGAATCGTGAACGCCGTGGCGGAGGAAAATCCCGACGACGACTTCGCGGTCCTCTTCGACAGCGGGATTCGGCGCGGCGCGGACGCAATCAAGGCAATCGCGCTCGGCGCGGACGCGGTTGTTCTCGGCCGCCCCTACGTCTACGGTCTGGCTATCGACGGCGAGGACGGCGTTCGGGAAGTCGTCCGGAACTTCCTCGCGGACGTGGACCTGACGCTGGCGCTCTCGGGCCACGACGAGGTGGCGAAGTTGGACGAAAGCGTACTGGTCGAACGGGACTGA
- a CDS encoding superoxide dismutase — translation MATYELPELPYDYDALEPAIDQRIMELHHDKHHQGYVDGANAALDKLEEMRGSGDWGDVRAVKRSLAFNLSGHVNHTVFWQNMHPDGGGEPSGELADALDDHFGGYDQFKQDFSEAAKGVEGSGWGMLVYDHIADKPMVAAAENHQNQHPQGATPLLVCDVWEHAYYLQYENNRGEYVNNFWDVVNWDDVEQRYQQARQADAIPTHTGSH, via the coding sequence ATGGCTACTTACGAACTACCGGAACTACCGTACGACTACGACGCGCTCGAACCGGCGATAGACCAGCGCATCATGGAACTCCATCACGACAAGCACCATCAGGGCTACGTGGACGGCGCGAACGCCGCCCTCGACAAACTGGAGGAGATGCGCGGGAGCGGCGACTGGGGCGACGTGCGCGCGGTCAAGCGAAGCCTCGCGTTCAACCTCTCGGGCCACGTCAATCACACCGTCTTCTGGCAGAACATGCACCCGGACGGCGGCGGCGAACCCTCCGGCGAGTTGGCCGACGCGCTGGACGACCACTTCGGCGGCTACGACCAGTTCAAACAGGACTTCTCGGAGGCCGCGAAGGGCGTCGAAGGTTCCGGGTGGGGCATGCTGGTCTACGACCACATCGCCGACAAGCCGATGGTCGCGGCGGCCGAGAACCACCAGAACCAGCATCCGCAGGGTGCGACGCCGTTACTCGTCTGTGACGTGTGGGAACACGCCTACTACCTCCAGTACGAGAACAACCGCGGGGAGTACGTGAACAACTTCTGGGACGTGGTGAACTGGGACGACGTGGAACAGCGCTACCAGCAGGCACGGCAGGCCGACGCGATTCCGACCCACACCGGGTCGCACTGA
- a CDS encoding DUF7522 family protein, protein MGDDDGGSTRDAKRALVEAFSAFGTDALRDAWLFDQHAYEGLYLREDVEEKVADLDVPRFVDNERYGYVARDAYDDLYYASYEYTVRGFDGFEQFRTFLDDADRKLGVFASFDRRDGGYDFGALHETVEGVVDDHPTDEFAPD, encoded by the coding sequence ATGGGAGACGACGACGGCGGTTCGACCCGAGACGCCAAGCGCGCACTCGTCGAGGCGTTCTCGGCGTTCGGGACCGACGCCCTCCGGGACGCGTGGCTGTTCGACCAACACGCCTACGAGGGCCTGTACCTCCGCGAGGACGTGGAAGAGAAGGTGGCCGACCTCGACGTGCCCCGGTTCGTGGACAACGAGCGCTACGGCTACGTCGCCAGAGACGCCTACGACGACCTCTACTACGCCTCCTACGAGTACACCGTCCGGGGGTTCGACGGCTTCGAGCAGTTCCGGACGTTTCTGGACGACGCCGACCGGAAACTCGGCGTGTTCGCCAGTTTCGACCGCCGGGACGGGGGCTACGACTTCGGCGCGTTACACGAGACAGTCGAAGGCGTCGTGGACGACCACCCCACCGACGAGTTCGCGCCCGACTGA
- a CDS encoding ATPase, which produces MRLLVTGGDRVDAGKTTFTTGLLNRLGAVGFKPRAGNDHWFDHDDYRRAVGDGRLYGKDAKRLAAASSGDFAPEDLNPVHRLWRPSPGPDTGLVGQVHREFVLDRVGESFVVNARADVPESARENLPLEDAPTVESVEELNEITRQLHLPMFEGFADRLRAIEGETGGDAVVESYGDVAVPIRGVSFDAAAVVEPGRMRAYDGDRFLKACEVAGGSPRDGRLEVHTPDVTELTDPKATASLSALPDDDRRDPNAVARAYEEAYDELLAVAEQ; this is translated from the coding sequence GTGAGACTACTCGTCACCGGCGGCGACCGGGTGGACGCCGGGAAGACTACGTTCACCACCGGCCTACTCAACCGACTCGGCGCGGTCGGGTTCAAGCCCCGCGCGGGCAACGACCACTGGTTCGACCACGACGACTACCGCCGGGCGGTCGGCGACGGCCGACTCTACGGTAAGGACGCCAAGCGCCTCGCGGCGGCGAGTTCCGGCGACTTCGCACCCGAGGACCTGAACCCCGTCCACCGACTCTGGCGACCCTCGCCCGGTCCCGACACCGGACTCGTCGGGCAGGTCCACCGCGAGTTCGTCCTCGACAGGGTTGGCGAGTCGTTCGTCGTGAACGCCCGCGCCGACGTGCCCGAGTCCGCCCGCGAAAATCTCCCGCTCGAAGACGCGCCGACCGTCGAGTCCGTCGAGGAGTTGAACGAGATTACCCGCCAGTTGCACCTCCCGATGTTCGAGGGGTTCGCCGACCGCCTCCGAGCAATCGAGGGCGAGACCGGCGGCGACGCCGTGGTCGAGTCCTACGGCGACGTGGCGGTTCCGATTCGCGGCGTCTCGTTCGACGCCGCGGCCGTGGTCGAACCCGGCCGAATGCGGGCCTACGACGGCGACCGCTTCCTGAAGGCCTGCGAAGTCGCGGGCGGGAGTCCCCGCGACGGCCGACTCGAAGTCCACACGCCGGACGTGACCGAACTCACCGACCCGAAGGCGACTGCCTCGCTGTCCGCGCTTCCGGACGACGACCGCCGCGACCCGAACGCAGTCGCGCGGGCCTACGAAGAGGCCTACGACGAACTGCTCGCAGTCGCCGAGCAGTGA
- a CDS encoding MBL fold metallo-hydrolase: MITNIARGVQAFTSNAFLVEGDRTVLVDTGSNFDAVSRIRDRDAELDAIVLTHTHPDHVGNLEAVKDAFGVEAWGYDTDQPGVDHAIADEERVRIGDHDYTSLHTPGHKNDHLCFYSDSASVLFAGDLVFQNGSFGRTDLEEGDRDRLVESIDRVSERVDEHLAAMYVGHGPSVTTDPYHDVELAGRAARMR, encoded by the coding sequence ATGATTACGAACATCGCGCGCGGCGTGCAGGCGTTCACGAGCAACGCCTTCCTCGTGGAGGGCGACCGGACCGTGTTGGTAGACACCGGGTCGAACTTCGACGCGGTGAGCAGAATCCGCGACCGGGATGCCGAACTCGACGCAATCGTCCTCACGCACACCCACCCGGACCACGTGGGGAACCTCGAAGCCGTCAAAGACGCCTTCGGCGTCGAAGCGTGGGGCTACGACACCGACCAACCGGGCGTAGACCACGCCATCGCCGACGAGGAGCGCGTCCGAATCGGCGACCACGACTACACCTCGCTCCACACGCCCGGTCACAAGAACGACCACTTGTGCTTTTACTCCGACAGCGCGAGCGTCCTGTTCGCTGGCGACCTCGTCTTCCAGAACGGGAGTTTCGGCCGCACGGACCTCGAAGAGGGCGACCGGGACCGACTCGTCGAGAGCATCGACCGGGTGAGCGAGCGAGTAGACGAACACCTCGCGGCGATGTACGTCGGCCACGGCCCGAGCGTCACCACCGACCCGTATCACGACGTGGAGTTGGCGGGGCGAGCGGCCCGGATGCGGTGA
- the thyX gene encoding FAD-dependent thymidylate synthase, giving the protein MEVQLLEATDDPEEVVCSAARNDYMEEFVGDKSFKEVMATIEGETIEEKKETLIGHLLKQGHFGPFEHPQATFAVKGISRSCMAQITRHRHVSFDVRSMRYVSFDDVDPEDVAEGELVVTPPSATDPDWIGRNQEGGAVDDETVEEREAVFQKSVKRSVEDYQELLDLGMPPEDARFVLPIGTEVNMVMSMNARMLMHVADLRAAADSQWEIRNMTEEVLDLAKEWCPITFDYYEENMKNRKNRLAP; this is encoded by the coding sequence ATGGAAGTCCAACTGCTGGAGGCCACCGACGACCCGGAGGAGGTCGTCTGTTCGGCGGCGCGCAACGACTACATGGAGGAGTTCGTCGGGGACAAATCGTTCAAGGAGGTCATGGCGACGATAGAGGGCGAGACCATCGAGGAGAAGAAAGAGACCCTCATCGGACACCTCCTGAAACAGGGTCACTTCGGTCCCTTCGAACACCCTCAAGCCACTTTCGCCGTGAAGGGCATCAGTCGGTCCTGCATGGCCCAAATCACGCGCCATCGTCACGTCTCGTTCGACGTGCGAAGCATGCGCTACGTCTCGTTCGACGACGTGGACCCGGAAGACGTGGCCGAGGGTGAACTGGTCGTCACGCCGCCGTCGGCGACCGACCCCGATTGGATTGGTCGGAATCAGGAGGGCGGAGCGGTGGACGACGAGACGGTCGAAGAGCGTGAGGCAGTCTTCCAAAAATCAGTCAAGCGTTCGGTCGAGGATTATCAGGAACTCCTTGACCTCGGGATGCCGCCCGAGGACGCTCGGTTCGTCCTTCCTATCGGGACAGAGGTTAACATGGTCATGTCGATGAACGCTCGGATGCTGATGCACGTGGCTGACCTACGGGCCGCGGCCGATAGTCAGTGGGAGATTCGGAACATGACGGAAGAAGTCCTCGACTTGGCGAAGGAGTGGTGTCCCATCACGTTCGACTACTACGAGGAGAACATGAAGAACCGGAAGAACCGACTCGCGCCCTAA
- the sod gene encoding superoxide dismutase: MSEQSNPELPPLPYDYDALEPHISEQVLTWHHDTHHQGYVNGLDSAEETLAENRESGDYGGTAGALGDVTHNGSGHYLHTLFWENMDPNGGGEPEGDLLDRIEEDFGSYEGWKGEFETAASAAGGWALLVYDPVAKQLRNLAVDKHDQGALWGAHPIMALDVWEHSYYYDYGPDRGDFVDNFFEVVDWDAVAENYDDVAGTYE, from the coding sequence ATGTCCGAGCAATCAAACCCCGAACTGCCACCGCTTCCGTACGACTACGACGCGCTCGAACCCCACATCAGCGAACAGGTGCTGACGTGGCACCACGACACCCACCATCAGGGCTACGTAAACGGACTCGACAGCGCCGAGGAGACGCTGGCCGAGAACCGCGAGAGCGGTGACTACGGCGGCACCGCGGGCGCGCTCGGCGACGTGACCCACAACGGCTCGGGCCACTACCTGCACACGCTGTTCTGGGAGAACATGGACCCGAACGGCGGCGGCGAACCCGAAGGCGACCTGCTCGACCGCATCGAGGAGGACTTCGGTTCCTACGAGGGCTGGAAGGGCGAGTTCGAGACGGCCGCGAGCGCCGCCGGTGGCTGGGCGCTTCTCGTCTACGATCCGGTCGCCAAACAGCTTCGTAACCTCGCCGTGGACAAGCACGACCAAGGTGCCCTGTGGGGCGCACACCCCATCATGGCCCTCGACGTGTGGGAACACTCGTACTACTACGACTACGGTCCGGACCGCGGCGACTTCGTGGACAACTTCTTCGAGGTCGTCGATTGGGACGCCGTGGCGGAGAACTACGACGACGTGGCTGGCACGTACGAGTAA